The following are encoded together in the Mastacembelus armatus chromosome 6, fMasArm1.2, whole genome shotgun sequence genome:
- the tjp1b gene encoding tight junction protein ZO-1 isoform X4, producing the protein MGFLSLSSAAMEETVIWEQHTVTLHRAPGFGFGIAISGGRDNPHFQSGETSIVISDVLKGGPAEGLLQENDRVVMVNAVSMDNVEHAYAVQQLRKSGKIAKITIRRKRKVHVPMGRLGERETMSEHDEEEDSYDEEIYETRSGRSGAYSGVGGAMGRRSGRSSGRRDRERERSGSRERSLSPRSDRRSHNLPPRPAKVTLVKSRKNEAEYGLRLASHIFVKDISPESLAARDGNIQEGDVVLKINGTVTENLSLIDAKKLIERSKGKLKMVVQRDERATLLNIPDLDDSIPSANASDRDDISDIHSLASDHSNRSHDRHRSSRSRSPDRRSEPSDQSRHSPPQISNGSHRSRDDERLSKPSSTPSKLAEEIPLPKPKESAIAREEKQLPPLPEPKPVYAQPGQPDVDLPVSPSDAPVPSAAHDDSILRPSMKLVKFKKGESVGLRLAGGNDVGIFVAGVLEDSPAAKEGLEEGDQILRVNNVDFANIIREEAVLFLLDLPKGEEVTILAQKKKDVYRRIVESDVGDSFYIRTHFEYEKESPYGLSFNKGEVFRVVDTLYNGKLGSWLAIRIGKNHQEVERGIIPNKNRAEQLSSVQYTLPKTAGGDRADFWRFRGLRSSKRNLRKSREDLSSQPVQTKFPAYERVVLREAGFLRPVVIFGPIADVAREKLSREEPDLFELAKSEPRDAGTDQRSSGIIRLHTIKQIIDRDKHAVLDITPNAVDRLNYAQWYPIVVFLNPDNKQGVKNMRTRLCPESRKSARKLYERAIKLRKNNHHLFTTTINLNNMNDGWYGALKETIQQQQNQLVWVSEGKADGTTEDDLDIHDDRLSYLSAPGSEYSMYSTDSRHTSDYEDTDTEGGAYTDQELDETLNDEVGLPTEPAITRSSEPVREDPPVIQDTPGYPGYQHPVQPDPASRIDPAGFKMAAPQQQDEAALPMPSLPPTVVTPPAVELEGMHLEEPPAAAAAPQADSLSSPSPAPELIQPPPPPHEPHPSGPPGPEPKLYKKDLYNMEDPVRINHGMKPSTSYSHQPPYQDKQPYREYNHPPYGYDGGGYTEPKPHNTDSHLHYDNRVPHYNEQWPPYDQQTSSSQPAGYQPGHQQPMGFNPRSPYEDGPGRDYSPPQPRYDAAPAVGYDGRPRHSKPGPIRYDEPPPPPPAVYDARSPYEAEPHGFPINSPRSPEPPKQYYGDSGLRPTYIPGPPNRGYKPGIHETMINSEPTISPPKPETLPSPGEPAVTPGTKPLPPPPREDPDEDPAMKPQSVLNRVKMFENKRSVSMDRAKEGGESSPLRPADVPKPVSVPGPVPKANSLSNLEQDKSTYRAPEPQKPHTRPLDDVVRSNHYDPDEDEEYYRKQLSYFDRRSFDSKAMSQPAPGINRFHDMPKPAQLSYPYNRVESVEKVSPVEKRYEPLPQISPSSQYGPPASAIPPNTLPKLSPNDANSVPEPLSSPNPKPDLAALRPASREEPTPGGYLPPRALPDKSPVNGTDAAPPKTLGGPAPTSYNRYVPKPYTSSARPFERKFESPKFNHNLLPNDTQVKTDLLSKSRMVTNSSGKPQLSPQPPDHDSGLDTFTRTMDNRPKYQHNNINAIPKAIPVSPSALDDDDEDEGHTVVATARGIFNCNGGVLSSIETGVSIIIPQGAIPESVEQEIYFKVCRDNSILPPLDKEKGETLLSPLVMCGPHGLKFLKPVELRLPHCASMTPDGWSFALKSSDSSSGDPKTWQNKSLPGDPNYLVGANCVSVLIDHF; encoded by the exons AGCGCAGCAATGGAGGAGACTGTCATTTGGGAACAGCACACAGTAACACTACACAGG GCACCAGGGTTTGGCTTTGGGATAGCCATATCAGGAGGTCGGGATAACCCTCATTTTCAGAGTGGCGAGACCTCCATTGTCATTTCGGATGTACTGAAAGGAGGCCCAGCAGAAGGCCTGCTACA GGAAAATGACAGAGTCGTTATGGTCAATGCTGTCTCCATGGACAATGTGGAGCACGCATACGCAGTCCAGCAGCTTCGTAAAAGTGGAAAAATTGCCAAAATT ACAATCAGACGGAAGAGGAAGGTGCATGTCCCCATGGGCCGCCTAGGGGAGAGGGAAACAATGTCCGAGCAtgacgaggaggaggacagcTATGATGAAGAGATATATGAGACACGGAGTGGACGCAGTGGTGCTTATAGCGGTGTGGGTGGGGCCATGGGTAGGCGCAGCGGCCGGAGCAGCGGGAGAAGGGACAGAGAACGTGAGCGCAGCGGTTCACGGGAGAGGAGTCTCTCCCCACGCTCTGACCGCCGCTCCCACAACCTGCCCCCACGTCCTGCCAAGGTCACGCTTGTCAAGTCCCGCAAAAATGAAG CAGAATATGGCCTGCGCCTGGCCAGCCACATCTTTGTCAAGGACATTTCCCCTGAGAGCCTGGCAGCCAGGGATGGCAACATCCAGGAAGGGGATGTTGTACTGAAG ATCAATGGAACAGTGACAGAGAACCTCTCCCTGATAGATGCCAAGAAGCTGATAGAAAGGTCAAAGGGCAAACTAAAAATGGTTGTACAGAGGGATGAGAGGGCGACCCTGTTAAACATCCCTGACCTTGATGACAGCATTCCTTCAGCCAACGCCTCCGATAGAGACG ACATTTCAGATATCCATTCTCTGGCATCCGATCATTCTAATCGATCGCATGACAGACATCGTAGCAGCCGCTCCCGCTCTCCAGACCGACGATCTGAACCGTCAGACCAGTCCAGACACTCGCCCCCACAAATCAGCAATGGCAG TCACAGAAGTCGTGATGACGAACGGCTCTCGAAGCCGTCTTCAACACCCTCAAAGCTAGCAGAGGAGATTCCTTTACCCAAACCAAAGGAGTCGGCCATTGCCAGAGAGGAGAAACAGCTCCCACCACTCCCAG agCCCAAGCCGGTGTATGCTCAGCCTGGACAACCAGATGTAGACCTGCCAGTCAGTCCCTCTGATGCCCCTGTGCCAAGTGCTGCCCATGATGATAGCATCCTACG GCCAAGCATGAAGCTGGTGAAGTTCAAGAAGGGGGAGAGTGTGGGATTGCGGCTGGCTGGAGGGAATGACGTGGGTATCTTCGTAGCTGGAGTGCTTGAGGATAGCCCAGCTGCTAAGGAGGGCCTGGAGGAGGGTGACCAAATTCTCAGG GTAAATAATGTAGATTTTGCAAATATAATCCGAGAGGAGGCGGTGCTGTTCCTCCTGGACCTTCCTAAAGGTGAAGAGGTCACCATTTTGGCccagaagaagaaagatg TGTATCGACGGATCGTGGAGTCAGATGTTGGTGACTCCTTCTACATCCGGACACACTTCGAGTATGAGAAAGAATCTCCCTATGGGTTAAGCTTTAACAAGGGTGAGGTGTTCCGTGTCGTGGATACCCTTTACAACGGCAAGCTCGGCTCCTGGCTTGCTATTCGCATTGGCAAGAACCACCAAGAGGTGGAGAGGGGCATCATCCCTAACAAAAACAG AGCGGAGCAGCTCTCCAGTGTGCAATACACTCTTCCCAAAACTGCAGGGGGCGACAGAGCTGACTTCTGGAGGTTCCGTGGTCTTCGCAGCTCCAAGAGGAACCTTAGGAAGAGCAGAGAGGACCTCTCCTCTCAGCCAGTCCAAACAAAGTTTCCAGCTTATGAAAGAGTTGTACTAAGAGAGG CTGGTTTCCTGAGACCTGTTGTGATTTTTGGGCCGATCGCTGATGTTGCACGAGAAAAACTCTCCAGAGAAGAGCCAGATCTTTTTGAGCTTGCAA AGAGTGAGCCGAGAGATGCAGGAACAGACCAGCGTAGTTCAGGAATCATTCGTCTTCACACTATCAAGCAGATCATTGACAGA GACAAACATGCTGTGCTGGACATCACCCCGAACGCTGTGGACAGGCTGAACTATGCTCAGTGGTACCCGATCGTAGTCTTCCTAAATCCAGATAATAAGCAGGGAGTGAAGAACATGAGGACCAGACTGTGTCCGGAGTCCAGGAAGAGCGCCAGGAAGCTCTATGAGCGAGCCATCAAACTGAGGAAGAACAATCACCACCTGTTCACCA CCACCATCAACTTGAACAATATGAATGATGGGTGGTATGGTGCTCTGAAAGAAACGATCCAGCAACAACAGAACCAGTTAGTGTGGGTGTCAGAGGGCAAG GCGGATGGCACTACAGAGGATGACTTAGATATCCACGACGACCGTCTGTCCTACCTCTCTGCACCAGGTAGTGAATACTCCATGTATAGCACGGACAGTCGCCACACTTCTGACTATGAGGACACAGATACAGAGGGTGGAGCATACACAGACCAGGAGCTTGATGAGACTTTGAATGACGAGGTGGGTCTGCCCACGGAGCCTGCCATCACCCGCTCTTCAGAACCTGTGCGGGAAGACCCACCTGTAATTCAGGATACTCCTGGTTACCCTGGATACCAGCATCCTGTACAGCCTGACCCAGCCAGTCGTATAGACCCTGCTGGGTTCAAGATGGCTGCACCACAGCAG CAAGATGAGGCTGCTCTGCCCATGCCCTCGTTGCCGCCGACGGTGGTAACGCCCCCTGCTGTTGAGTTAGAGGGTATGCACCTAGAGGAGCCACCTGCTGCAGCCGCAGCTCCTCAGGCTGACTCACTTAGCAGCCCCAGCCCTGCCCCTGAGCTTATTCagcccccaccaccaccacacgaACCCCACCCGTCTGGACCGCCTGGTCCAGAACCAAAG TTGTACAAGAAAGATCTGTACAATATGGAGGACCCTGTGAGAATCAACCATGGCATGAAGCCGTCTACTAGCTACAGTCACCAGCCGCCGTACCAGGACAAACAGCCATACCGTGAATACAACCACCCGCCTTACGGATATGATGGCGGCGGCTACACAGAACCAAAGCCTCACAACACTGACTCTCACCTGCACTACGACAACCGTGTGCCTCATTACAACGAACAGTGGCCCCCCTATGACCAGCAAACCTCGTCATCCCAGCCCGCAGGGTACCAGCCGGGCCACCAGCAACCCATGGGCTTCAACCCTCGGTCACCCTACGAGGACGGACCAGGGAGGGACTACAGCCCACCTCAGCCACGCTACGATGCGGCCCCAGCAGTTGGTTACGATGGCAGACCACGCCACAGTAAACCTGGTCCGATTCGTTATGATgaacccccacccccacccccagcaGTCTATGATGCCCGCTCTCCTTATGAGGCAGAACCTCACGGTTTCCCCATTAATTCACCTCGATCGCCAGAGCCCCCAAAGCAGTATTACGGTGACTCTGGTCTGAGGCCCACCTACATTCCTGGGCCTCCAAACCGTGGCTATAAGCCAGGGATACATGAGACCATGATAAACTCTGAACCCACAATTTCCCCTCCTAAACCAGAGACCCTGCCCTCCCCAGGTGAGCCAGCAGTCACCCCAGGTACCAAaccccttcctcctccaccccGGGAAGACCCGGATGAGGATCCGGCCATGAAACCACAGTCGGTGCTCAACAGGGTCAAGATGTTTGAGAATAAACGGTCTGTTTCTATGGACAGGGCTAAAGAAGGTGGAGAGTCGTCACCACTCAGG CCTGCAGATGTTCCTAAACCAGTGAGTGTACCTGGCCCAGTCCCCAAAGCTAATTCTCTCAGCAACTTGGAGCAGGACAAATCCACCTACAG GGCTCCTGAGCCACAGAAGCCCCACACTAGACCACTGGATGATGTAGTGCGCTCCAACCACTATGACCCGGATGAGGACGAGGAGTACTACAGGAAACAGTTGTCGTACTTTGATCGCCGCAGTTTTGACAGTAAAGCCATGAGCCAACCTGCTCCCGGCATCAACCGCTTCCATGATATGCCCAAACCAGCTCAGCTGTCCTATCCTTACAACCG AGTTGAATCTGTAGAGAAGGTGAGTCCAGTGGAGAAACGATATGAACCCCTTCCCCAGATCAGCCCCTCCTCTCAGTACGGACCCCCTGCCTCAGCCATCCCACCCAACACGCTGCCCAAACTTAGCCCCAATGATG CCAACTCTGTACCTGAACCATTGAGCTCACCCAATCCTAAACCTGACCTGGCAGCTCTCAGGCCAGCCAGCAGGGAGGAACCCACACCAGGTGGCTACTTGCCACCAAGGGCCCTCCCCGATAAATCCCCAGTCAACGGCACCGACGCAGCACCCCCAAAGACACTTGGCGGTCCTGCTCCAACCAGCTATAACCGCTACGTCCCCAAGCCTTACACCAGCTCAGCCCGGCCCTTTGAGCGGAAGTTCGAGAGTCCCAAGTTCAACCACAACCTGCTGCCCAATGACACACAGGTGAAGACAGACCTCCTCAGTAAGTCCAGGATGGTGACCAATAGCAGTGGGAAGCCTCAGTTGTCGCCACAGCCCCCGGATCATGACAGTGGCCTGGACACCTTCACACGCACTATGGACAACAGGCCCAAATACCAGCACAATAACATTAACGCCATTCCCAAGGCCATCCCAGTAAG CCCCAGTGCGCTGGACGAcgatgatgaggatgaagggCACACGGTGGTGGCCACCGCCCGGGGAATCTTCAACTGTAACGGAGGCGTCCTCAGCTCCATCGAGACGGGTGTCAGTATCATCATCCCCCAGGGTGCAATCCCAGAAAGCGTGGAGCAGGAGATTTACTTCAAGGTCTGCCGGGATAACAGCATCCTGCCCCCCCTTGACAAGGAGAAAG GAGAAACGCTGCTAAGTCCGCTGGTGATGTGTGGCCCTCATGGACTCAAGTTCCTGAAGCCGGTGGAGCTGCGCTTACCTCACTGTGCGTCTATGACCCCTGATGGTTGGTCTTTTGCTCTAAAATCCTCCGACTCCTCGTCGG GTGATCCCAAAACCTGGCAAAACAAATCTCTCCCTGGAGACCCAAACTACCTGGTGGGTGcaaactgtgtgtctgtgctcatTGACCATTTCTGA
- the tjp1b gene encoding tight junction protein ZO-1 isoform X11 — MRVPLREQAVTVQAESAAMEETVIWEQHTVTLHRAPGFGFGIAISGGRDNPHFQSGETSIVISDVLKGGPAEGLLQENDRVVMVNAVSMDNVEHAYAVQQLRKSGKIAKITIRRKRKVHVPMGRLGERETMSEHDEEEDSYDEEIYETRSGRSGAYSGVGGAMGRRSGRSSGRRDRERERSGSRERSLSPRSDRRSHNLPPRPAKVTLVKSRKNEEYGLRLASHIFVKDISPESLAARDGNIQEGDVVLKINGTVTENLSLIDAKKLIERSKGKLKMVVQRDERATLLNIPDLDDSIPSANASDRDDISDIHSLASDHSNRSHDRHRSSRSRSPDRRSEPSDQSRHSPPQISNGSHRSRDDERLSKPSSTPSKLAEEIPLPKPKESAIAREEKQLPPLPEPKPVYAQPGQPDVDLPVSPSDAPVPSAAHDDSILRPSMKLVKFKKGESVGLRLAGGNDVGIFVAGVLEDSPAAKEGLEEGDQILRVNNVDFANIIREEAVLFLLDLPKGEEVTILAQKKKDVYRRIVESDVGDSFYIRTHFEYEKESPYGLSFNKGEVFRVVDTLYNGKLGSWLAIRIGKNHQEVERGIIPNKNRAEQLSSVQYTLPKTAGGDRADFWRFRGLRSSKRNLRKSREDLSSQPVQTKFPAYERVVLREAGFLRPVVIFGPIADVAREKLSREEPDLFELAKSEPRDAGTDQRSSGIIRLHTIKQIIDRDKHAVLDITPNAVDRLNYAQWYPIVVFLNPDNKQGVKNMRTRLCPESRKSARKLYERAIKLRKNNHHLFTTTINLNNMNDGWYGALKETIQQQQNQLVWVSEGKADGTTEDDLDIHDDRLSYLSAPGSEYSMYSTDSRHTSDYEDTDTEGGAYTDQELDETLNDEVGLPTEPAITRSSEPVREDPPVIQDTPGYPGYQHPVQPDPASRIDPAGFKMAAPQQQDEAALPMPSLPPTVVTPPAVELEGMHLEEPPAAAAAPQADSLSSPSPAPELIQPPPPPHEPHPSGPPGPEPKLYKKDLYNMEDPVRINHGMKPSTSYSHQPPYQDKQPYREYNHPPYGYDGGGYTEPKPHNTDSHLHYDNRVPHYNEQWPPYDQQTSSSQPAGYQPGHQQPMGFNPRSPYEDGPGRDYSPPQPRYDAAPAVGYDGRPRHSKPGPIRYDEPPPPPPAVYDARSPYEAEPHGFPINSPRSPEPPKQYYGDSGLRPTYIPGPPNRGYKPGIHETMINSEPTISPPKPETLPSPGEPAVTPGTKPLPPPPREDPDEDPAMKPQSVLNRVKMFENKRSVSMDRAKEGGESSPLRPADVPKPVSVPGPVPKANSLSNLEQDKSTYRAPEPQKPHTRPLDDVVRSNHYDPDEDEEYYRKQLSYFDRRSFDSKAMSQPAPGINRFHDMPKPAQLSYPYNRVESVEKVSPVEKRYEPLPQISPSSQYGPPASAIPPNTLPKLSPNDANSVPEPLSSPNPKPDLAALRPASREEPTPGGYLPPRALPDKSPVNGTDAAPPKTLGGPAPTSYNRYVPKPYTSSARPFERKFESPKFNHNLLPNDTQVKTDLLSKSRMVTNSSGKPQLSPQPPDHDSGLDTFTRTMDNRPKYQHNNINAIPKAIPVSPSALDDDDEDEGHTVVATARGIFNCNGGVLSSIETGVSIIIPQGAIPESVEQEIYFKVCRDNSILPPLDKEKGETLLSPLVMCGPHGLKFLKPVELRLPHCDPKTWQNKSLPGDPNYLVGANCVSVLIDHF; from the exons AGCGCAGCAATGGAGGAGACTGTCATTTGGGAACAGCACACAGTAACACTACACAGG GCACCAGGGTTTGGCTTTGGGATAGCCATATCAGGAGGTCGGGATAACCCTCATTTTCAGAGTGGCGAGACCTCCATTGTCATTTCGGATGTACTGAAAGGAGGCCCAGCAGAAGGCCTGCTACA GGAAAATGACAGAGTCGTTATGGTCAATGCTGTCTCCATGGACAATGTGGAGCACGCATACGCAGTCCAGCAGCTTCGTAAAAGTGGAAAAATTGCCAAAATT ACAATCAGACGGAAGAGGAAGGTGCATGTCCCCATGGGCCGCCTAGGGGAGAGGGAAACAATGTCCGAGCAtgacgaggaggaggacagcTATGATGAAGAGATATATGAGACACGGAGTGGACGCAGTGGTGCTTATAGCGGTGTGGGTGGGGCCATGGGTAGGCGCAGCGGCCGGAGCAGCGGGAGAAGGGACAGAGAACGTGAGCGCAGCGGTTCACGGGAGAGGAGTCTCTCCCCACGCTCTGACCGCCGCTCCCACAACCTGCCCCCACGTCCTGCCAAGGTCACGCTTGTCAAGTCCCGCAAAAATGAAG AATATGGCCTGCGCCTGGCCAGCCACATCTTTGTCAAGGACATTTCCCCTGAGAGCCTGGCAGCCAGGGATGGCAACATCCAGGAAGGGGATGTTGTACTGAAG ATCAATGGAACAGTGACAGAGAACCTCTCCCTGATAGATGCCAAGAAGCTGATAGAAAGGTCAAAGGGCAAACTAAAAATGGTTGTACAGAGGGATGAGAGGGCGACCCTGTTAAACATCCCTGACCTTGATGACAGCATTCCTTCAGCCAACGCCTCCGATAGAGACG ACATTTCAGATATCCATTCTCTGGCATCCGATCATTCTAATCGATCGCATGACAGACATCGTAGCAGCCGCTCCCGCTCTCCAGACCGACGATCTGAACCGTCAGACCAGTCCAGACACTCGCCCCCACAAATCAGCAATGGCAG TCACAGAAGTCGTGATGACGAACGGCTCTCGAAGCCGTCTTCAACACCCTCAAAGCTAGCAGAGGAGATTCCTTTACCCAAACCAAAGGAGTCGGCCATTGCCAGAGAGGAGAAACAGCTCCCACCACTCCCAG agCCCAAGCCGGTGTATGCTCAGCCTGGACAACCAGATGTAGACCTGCCAGTCAGTCCCTCTGATGCCCCTGTGCCAAGTGCTGCCCATGATGATAGCATCCTACG GCCAAGCATGAAGCTGGTGAAGTTCAAGAAGGGGGAGAGTGTGGGATTGCGGCTGGCTGGAGGGAATGACGTGGGTATCTTCGTAGCTGGAGTGCTTGAGGATAGCCCAGCTGCTAAGGAGGGCCTGGAGGAGGGTGACCAAATTCTCAGG GTAAATAATGTAGATTTTGCAAATATAATCCGAGAGGAGGCGGTGCTGTTCCTCCTGGACCTTCCTAAAGGTGAAGAGGTCACCATTTTGGCccagaagaagaaagatg TGTATCGACGGATCGTGGAGTCAGATGTTGGTGACTCCTTCTACATCCGGACACACTTCGAGTATGAGAAAGAATCTCCCTATGGGTTAAGCTTTAACAAGGGTGAGGTGTTCCGTGTCGTGGATACCCTTTACAACGGCAAGCTCGGCTCCTGGCTTGCTATTCGCATTGGCAAGAACCACCAAGAGGTGGAGAGGGGCATCATCCCTAACAAAAACAG AGCGGAGCAGCTCTCCAGTGTGCAATACACTCTTCCCAAAACTGCAGGGGGCGACAGAGCTGACTTCTGGAGGTTCCGTGGTCTTCGCAGCTCCAAGAGGAACCTTAGGAAGAGCAGAGAGGACCTCTCCTCTCAGCCAGTCCAAACAAAGTTTCCAGCTTATGAAAGAGTTGTACTAAGAGAGG CTGGTTTCCTGAGACCTGTTGTGATTTTTGGGCCGATCGCTGATGTTGCACGAGAAAAACTCTCCAGAGAAGAGCCAGATCTTTTTGAGCTTGCAA AGAGTGAGCCGAGAGATGCAGGAACAGACCAGCGTAGTTCAGGAATCATTCGTCTTCACACTATCAAGCAGATCATTGACAGA GACAAACATGCTGTGCTGGACATCACCCCGAACGCTGTGGACAGGCTGAACTATGCTCAGTGGTACCCGATCGTAGTCTTCCTAAATCCAGATAATAAGCAGGGAGTGAAGAACATGAGGACCAGACTGTGTCCGGAGTCCAGGAAGAGCGCCAGGAAGCTCTATGAGCGAGCCATCAAACTGAGGAAGAACAATCACCACCTGTTCACCA CCACCATCAACTTGAACAATATGAATGATGGGTGGTATGGTGCTCTGAAAGAAACGATCCAGCAACAACAGAACCAGTTAGTGTGGGTGTCAGAGGGCAAG GCGGATGGCACTACAGAGGATGACTTAGATATCCACGACGACCGTCTGTCCTACCTCTCTGCACCAGGTAGTGAATACTCCATGTATAGCACGGACAGTCGCCACACTTCTGACTATGAGGACACAGATACAGAGGGTGGAGCATACACAGACCAGGAGCTTGATGAGACTTTGAATGACGAGGTGGGTCTGCCCACGGAGCCTGCCATCACCCGCTCTTCAGAACCTGTGCGGGAAGACCCACCTGTAATTCAGGATACTCCTGGTTACCCTGGATACCAGCATCCTGTACAGCCTGACCCAGCCAGTCGTATAGACCCTGCTGGGTTCAAGATGGCTGCACCACAGCAG CAAGATGAGGCTGCTCTGCCCATGCCCTCGTTGCCGCCGACGGTGGTAACGCCCCCTGCTGTTGAGTTAGAGGGTATGCACCTAGAGGAGCCACCTGCTGCAGCCGCAGCTCCTCAGGCTGACTCACTTAGCAGCCCCAGCCCTGCCCCTGAGCTTATTCagcccccaccaccaccacacgaACCCCACCCGTCTGGACCGCCTGGTCCAGAACCAAAG TTGTACAAGAAAGATCTGTACAATATGGAGGACCCTGTGAGAATCAACCATGGCATGAAGCCGTCTACTAGCTACAGTCACCAGCCGCCGTACCAGGACAAACAGCCATACCGTGAATACAACCACCCGCCTTACGGATATGATGGCGGCGGCTACACAGAACCAAAGCCTCACAACACTGACTCTCACCTGCACTACGACAACCGTGTGCCTCATTACAACGAACAGTGGCCCCCCTATGACCAGCAAACCTCGTCATCCCAGCCCGCAGGGTACCAGCCGGGCCACCAGCAACCCATGGGCTTCAACCCTCGGTCACCCTACGAGGACGGACCAGGGAGGGACTACAGCCCACCTCAGCCACGCTACGATGCGGCCCCAGCAGTTGGTTACGATGGCAGACCACGCCACAGTAAACCTGGTCCGATTCGTTATGATgaacccccacccccacccccagcaGTCTATGATGCCCGCTCTCCTTATGAGGCAGAACCTCACGGTTTCCCCATTAATTCACCTCGATCGCCAGAGCCCCCAAAGCAGTATTACGGTGACTCTGGTCTGAGGCCCACCTACATTCCTGGGCCTCCAAACCGTGGCTATAAGCCAGGGATACATGAGACCATGATAAACTCTGAACCCACAATTTCCCCTCCTAAACCAGAGACCCTGCCCTCCCCAGGTGAGCCAGCAGTCACCCCAGGTACCAAaccccttcctcctccaccccGGGAAGACCCGGATGAGGATCCGGCCATGAAACCACAGTCGGTGCTCAACAGGGTCAAGATGTTTGAGAATAAACGGTCTGTTTCTATGGACAGGGCTAAAGAAGGTGGAGAGTCGTCACCACTCAGG CCTGCAGATGTTCCTAAACCAGTGAGTGTACCTGGCCCAGTCCCCAAAGCTAATTCTCTCAGCAACTTGGAGCAGGACAAATCCACCTACAG GGCTCCTGAGCCACAGAAGCCCCACACTAGACCACTGGATGATGTAGTGCGCTCCAACCACTATGACCCGGATGAGGACGAGGAGTACTACAGGAAACAGTTGTCGTACTTTGATCGCCGCAGTTTTGACAGTAAAGCCATGAGCCAACCTGCTCCCGGCATCAACCGCTTCCATGATATGCCCAAACCAGCTCAGCTGTCCTATCCTTACAACCG AGTTGAATCTGTAGAGAAGGTGAGTCCAGTGGAGAAACGATATGAACCCCTTCCCCAGATCAGCCCCTCCTCTCAGTACGGACCCCCTGCCTCAGCCATCCCACCCAACACGCTGCCCAAACTTAGCCCCAATGATG CCAACTCTGTACCTGAACCATTGAGCTCACCCAATCCTAAACCTGACCTGGCAGCTCTCAGGCCAGCCAGCAGGGAGGAACCCACACCAGGTGGCTACTTGCCACCAAGGGCCCTCCCCGATAAATCCCCAGTCAACGGCACCGACGCAGCACCCCCAAAGACACTTGGCGGTCCTGCTCCAACCAGCTATAACCGCTACGTCCCCAAGCCTTACACCAGCTCAGCCCGGCCCTTTGAGCGGAAGTTCGAGAGTCCCAAGTTCAACCACAACCTGCTGCCCAATGACACACAGGTGAAGACAGACCTCCTCAGTAAGTCCAGGATGGTGACCAATAGCAGTGGGAAGCCTCAGTTGTCGCCACAGCCCCCGGATCATGACAGTGGCCTGGACACCTTCACACGCACTATGGACAACAGGCCCAAATACCAGCACAATAACATTAACGCCATTCCCAAGGCCATCCCAGTAAG CCCCAGTGCGCTGGACGAcgatgatgaggatgaagggCACACGGTGGTGGCCACCGCCCGGGGAATCTTCAACTGTAACGGAGGCGTCCTCAGCTCCATCGAGACGGGTGTCAGTATCATCATCCCCCAGGGTGCAATCCCAGAAAGCGTGGAGCAGGAGATTTACTTCAAGGTCTGCCGGGATAACAGCATCCTGCCCCCCCTTGACAAGGAGAAAG GAGAAACGCTGCTAAGTCCGCTGGTGATGTGTGGCCCTCATGGACTCAAGTTCCTGAAGCCGGTGGAGCTGCGCTTACCTCACT GTGATCCCAAAACCTGGCAAAACAAATCTCTCCCTGGAGACCCAAACTACCTGGTGGGTGcaaactgtgtgtctgtgctcatTGACCATTTCTGA